One genomic region from Branchiostoma lanceolatum isolate klBraLanc5 chromosome 7, klBraLanc5.hap2, whole genome shotgun sequence encodes:
- the LOC136439420 gene encoding neuropeptide FF receptor 1-like — protein sequence MDAVLDYFWNISTTPEPENLSDDMANHTWATPNDVTSQLKHDIPITGLFIVSYGLVFLFSLGGNVGLCIVVLKYPRLRTVTNYFLLNLAVGDIMVTVCCMPFTLVDNILVGYAFTEAICRLSRMIEGVSVAASVLGLSAVAFYRYRAIVHPQKPKMTRRRAYQLIVISWLVSLFIMLPMAFVLNGYYLQAEGYKVYICAEEWPTIEYNRAFTTTLFVFVYFLPVVSMAVMYGEVSRKLWGRQQVSRSSQRYSDRARKRAQVTKMLIMIVVLFALSWLPLWVLQFLQVFGHLPESIMRDLLVYVWPVAHWLGYCNCLVNPIVYGYFNRDIRRQLQSPASVTMPTM from the exons ATGGATGCAGTGCTGGATTATTTCTGGAACATCTCCACGACACCAGAACCTGAGAACCTGAGCGACGACATGGCCAACCACACCTGGGCCACGCCTAAcgatgtgacgtcacagctgaAGCACGACATCCCCATCACGGGTCTCTTCATCGTCAGTTACGGGCTGGTGTTCCTCTTCTCGCTGGGGGGCAACGTCGGGCTGTGCATCGTGGTGCTGAAGTATCCGCGCCTGCGCACGGTCACCAACTACTTCCTGTTGAATCTGGCTGTTGGGGACATCATGGTGACTGTGTGCTGCATGCCATTCACACTGGTGGACAACATCCTCGTAG GCTACGCCTTCACCGAGGCCATCTGCCGACTGTCCCGTATGATCGAGGGAGTTTCCGTCGCGGCGTCCGTACTAGGGTTGAGCGCCGTCGCCTTCTACAG ATACAGAGCGATCGTGCACCCACAGAAGCCTAAGATGACCCGACGTCGCGCGTACCAGCTGATCGTGATCTCCTGGCTGGTGTCCCTGTTCATCATGCTCCCCATGGCCTTCGTCTTGAACGGGTATTACCTGCAAGCCGAGGGATACAAGGTATACATCTGCGCAGAAGAGTGGCCCACCATAGAGTACAACCGGGCCTTCACCACCACCCTGTTCGTCTTCGTCTACTTCCTGCCAGTCGTCAGCATGGCCGTGATGTACGGGGAAGTGTCGCGGAAGTTGTGGGGCCGCCAGCAGGTATCCCGCAGCTCCCAGAGGTACTCTGACCGGGCGCGCAAGCGGGCACAGGTCACCAAGATGCTGATCATGATCGTGGTGCTGTTCGCCCTGTCGTGGCTGCCGCTCTGGGTCCTGCAGTTCCTGCAGGTGTTTGGGCACCTGCCGGAGTCCATCATGCGCGACCTGTTGGTGTACGTCTGGCCCGTTGCTCACTGGCTAGGCTACTGCAACTGCCTGGTGAACCCAATCGTCTACGGCTACTTCAACAGGGACATCAGGAGACAGCTCCAGTCACCGGCTTCCGTCACAATGCCAACTATGTAA